In Synechococcus sp. KORDI-52, one genomic interval encodes:
- the ribD gene encoding bifunctional diaminohydroxyphosphoribosylaminopyrimidine deaminase/5-amino-6-(5-phosphoribosylamino)uracil reductase RibD: MWELWMRRALALAALAQGHTSPNPLVGAVVLDPRGRLVGEGFHARAGDAHAEVGALRQAGDSARGGTLVVTLEPCCHHGRTPPCTEAVLRAGIRRVVIALEDPDPRVDGGGIRQLKEAGLEVISGVLREEARQQNQAFLHRLRTGRPFGVLKWAMSLDGRTALPNGASQWISGPPARDWVHRLRSGMDAVVVGGGTVRGDDPLLTSRGRRSPEPLRVVLSRSLDLPEQAQLWDIGVAPTLVAHGPDADSQRLPAGPMGLALSACEPIQLMEALAERGCNQVLWECGPELASAAIQQGCVQEIAAVVAPKLMGGTAARTPLGDLGFSAMDQVLQGGWQSCEPLGPDWLLHWRSGT; encoded by the coding sequence ATGTGGGAGCTCTGGATGCGGAGGGCCCTGGCCCTGGCCGCCTTGGCCCAAGGTCACACCAGCCCTAACCCCTTGGTGGGGGCCGTGGTTCTTGATCCTCGAGGGCGACTTGTGGGCGAAGGCTTTCATGCGCGGGCCGGTGACGCCCATGCCGAGGTGGGGGCGTTGCGGCAGGCCGGGGATTCGGCCCGGGGCGGAACTCTTGTGGTCACCCTGGAACCCTGTTGCCACCACGGCCGCACGCCCCCCTGCACTGAGGCGGTGCTGCGCGCGGGCATTCGCCGCGTTGTGATCGCTCTGGAGGATCCCGACCCCCGGGTGGATGGGGGCGGCATTCGACAGCTGAAGGAGGCGGGGCTGGAGGTGATCAGTGGTGTGCTGCGCGAGGAGGCCCGCCAGCAGAACCAGGCCTTTCTGCACCGCCTCCGCACCGGCCGCCCGTTCGGGGTTCTGAAGTGGGCCATGAGCCTGGATGGCCGCACCGCTTTGCCAAATGGCGCCAGCCAATGGATCAGCGGTCCACCCGCCCGCGATTGGGTGCATCGGCTGCGCAGCGGCATGGATGCTGTGGTGGTTGGGGGCGGAACGGTTCGCGGCGATGATCCTCTGCTCACCAGCAGGGGCCGGCGTTCACCGGAGCCGCTGCGGGTGGTGTTGAGCCGCAGTTTGGACCTGCCTGAGCAGGCCCAGCTCTGGGATATCGGGGTGGCGCCGACCTTGGTGGCCCACGGCCCCGATGCTGATTCCCAGCGTCTGCCTGCGGGCCCCATGGGGCTGGCGCTCTCGGCATGTGAACCGATTCAGCTGATGGAGGCTCTGGCGGAGCGTGGTTGCAATCAGGTGTTGTGGGAGTGCGGGCCTGAATTGGCGTCGGCCGCGATCCAGCAGGGCTGTGTGCAGGAGATCGCGGCGGTGGTAGCCCCGAAGCTGATGGGTGGCACGGCCGCCCGCACCCCCCTGGGAGATCTTGGTTTCAGCGCCATGGATCAGGTGTTGCAGGGGGGGTGGCAGTCCTGTGAGCCGCTGGGGCCAGACTGGTTGCTGCACTGGCGGAGCGGCACTTGA
- a CDS encoding DUF3122 domain-containing protein, whose product MPRLLCSLLVAIGLCLLSPGVAWAQVHQHESESGVAMVRSLESLRDLDYDSWQAVAYREGPPGQPVVLRVVGYPGKLRLDHPVSLQVLAGRREWQLDDITLTNPVLANDGREAAAEFALDPLLDDLSNNRPLRMALPGVFTELPVPPYVVGEWRSLQELPLS is encoded by the coding sequence ATGCCTCGATTGCTGTGTTCTCTGTTGGTCGCCATTGGTTTGTGTCTTCTCAGTCCTGGTGTGGCCTGGGCCCAGGTGCACCAGCACGAGAGCGAATCCGGCGTCGCCATGGTCCGCTCGCTGGAAAGCCTGAGGGATCTCGATTACGACAGCTGGCAGGCGGTGGCCTATCGCGAGGGCCCTCCGGGTCAGCCGGTGGTACTGCGTGTTGTGGGCTACCCGGGAAAACTGCGGCTCGATCATCCGGTGAGCCTCCAGGTGTTGGCGGGTCGGCGCGAATGGCAGCTGGACGACATCACCCTGACCAATCCGGTGCTGGCCAACGATGGCCGTGAAGCGGCGGCTGAATTCGCTCTCGATCCCTTGCTGGACGATCTCAGCAACAACCGACCGCTCCGCATGGCCCTGCCGGGCGTGTTCACTGAGTTGCCAGTACCTCCCTACGTCGTCGGTGAATGGCGCTCGCTGCAGGAGCTTCCCCTCAGCTGA
- a CDS encoding helix-turn-helix transcriptional regulator, with translation MQVAFQSAPDLSSVLRSLGFEMDVAQLSQGALHGFFRLGGSRQLPVFTIQTNQDLLIHGNRRSGVLAICLNTTDQHPVVRGEATQPCSLHGFHAGLRDSFFQLPAGAHIQVALVSQTRLEQVATATGDHQTLGVIHGSNSANLNPRRFQEFSALIQAQLMGAAQDELVELATLEALSPQELRGTASGELGVGAGLMKDLVAWGFNNTGRAITLKDLSGTIFASRSSIVHHCRKSFGTGPMALLKQIRLSQVHHALSSPEMQHAIGGNTVQEIASHYGFRSRNHFARDFRNQFGESPSATLQRASAPGMSIQSVSVAQSPQMAMALR, from the coding sequence ATGCAGGTTGCCTTTCAGTCCGCTCCTGATCTCAGCAGCGTCTTGAGATCGTTGGGCTTCGAGATGGACGTTGCCCAATTGAGTCAGGGTGCTCTCCATGGCTTCTTTCGACTGGGAGGTTCACGGCAACTGCCGGTGTTCACGATCCAGACCAATCAGGATCTGTTGATTCACGGCAACCGGCGCTCGGGAGTGCTGGCCATCTGCCTGAACACCACCGATCAACATCCTGTGGTGCGTGGCGAGGCAACGCAGCCCTGCTCTCTGCACGGTTTTCATGCTGGGCTGAGGGATTCTTTTTTCCAGCTTCCAGCAGGGGCTCACATCCAGGTGGCGCTCGTTTCCCAGACGCGGTTGGAACAGGTCGCCACCGCCACCGGTGATCACCAGACGCTCGGGGTCATCCATGGATCCAATTCCGCCAACCTCAATCCCAGGCGGTTTCAGGAGTTCAGCGCTTTGATCCAGGCCCAGCTGATGGGAGCTGCCCAGGACGAGCTGGTGGAGCTGGCGACACTGGAAGCGTTGTCTCCGCAGGAGCTCAGAGGCACTGCGAGTGGTGAACTCGGTGTGGGAGCTGGACTGATGAAGGACCTGGTCGCTTGGGGGTTCAACAACACCGGCCGAGCCATAACGCTAAAAGACCTGAGCGGAACGATCTTCGCCTCACGTTCCTCGATCGTTCACCACTGCCGCAAGAGCTTCGGCACCGGTCCCATGGCGTTGCTGAAACAGATCCGACTCAGCCAGGTGCATCACGCCCTGAGCTCCCCAGAGATGCAACACGCCATCGGCGGCAACACCGTGCAAGAAATTGCCTCCCATTACGGCTTCAGAAGCCGCAATCACTTCGCTCGCGATTTCCGCAACCAATTCGGAGAATCCCCCAGCGCAACGCTTCAACGGGCATCCGCTCCGGGGATGAGCATCCAATCGGTCTCCGTGGCCCAGAGCCCCCAAATGGCCATGGCCCTGAGGTAG
- a CDS encoding GH116 family glycosyl hydrolase: protein MVSFGWSALNSLLGRRNKGSRWQPPQASWSRPFGLGWDKPYTVRYASNLDDGPNHGMPLGGFGAGCFGRAPDGNINLWHLDGGEHWFGVLPDCQFALFEGSQRGKRAHALAVQPDQDASRPEAGPPLKAWEWYPASTPDRSTGTYAARYPLSWTSYKGVYDAEVRCEAFSPILPGDYQRTSYPVAVFVWTLRNPTDQPLDLSLLLSWRNTTGWFTNTDASAEVHFRDDGSPEHNYAPAIGTTTGQRNRCIDDGSLKGVVLEGNVSQPVAEGEGQWCIATAEQPGVTIQRCSRWNPSGDGRELWDSFSVDGSIPESNNDRRSGSDDPLSAALAVQCQLASGQSIEIPVVISWDLPVTAFATGSQALRRYTDFFGADANQAVAIATEALRDWRSWRQQIEAWQQPVLQRQDLPEPLRMALFNELYDLCSGGSLWSAASPEDPHGRFGVLECLDYAWYESLDVRLYGSFALLQLWPELDKAVLRSFARAIPAADATQRPIGWYFTQGKGRVEADRKVKGATPHDLGAPNEIPWDATNYTAYQDCNLWKDLGSDFVLQVWRTFKLAPSGEDIRFLADCWPAAVDALRYLKTFDVNNDGLPDNGGAPDQTFDDWPLKGVSAYCGALWIAALEAALAIAQTLQLSTGLDTSAEQREFSGWLEQSRGNFDKLLWNGEYYDIDAESGTPVVMADQLCGDFYARLLGLPSVVSDANSRSTLKAVKQACFEAFDGGSLGVANGLRRDGTPLDPNGTHPLEVWTGINFGIASYYRLMGDKQTAEAICSAVVEQVYSGGLQFRTPEAITAANTYRACHYLRAMAIWGLWATETDWMLIPGADAR, encoded by the coding sequence ATGGTTTCGTTCGGTTGGTCCGCTCTGAACTCCCTGCTGGGCCGCCGCAACAAAGGCTCCCGATGGCAGCCACCGCAGGCCTCCTGGAGCCGCCCTTTCGGTCTGGGCTGGGACAAGCCCTATACGGTTCGCTACGCCAGCAACCTCGATGATGGCCCCAACCACGGCATGCCACTGGGGGGCTTCGGCGCCGGCTGCTTCGGGCGGGCGCCCGACGGCAACATCAATCTGTGGCACCTCGATGGCGGGGAGCACTGGTTTGGGGTGCTTCCCGACTGCCAGTTCGCTCTGTTTGAGGGCAGCCAACGCGGCAAGCGTGCCCATGCCCTGGCGGTTCAACCGGATCAGGATGCATCACGCCCGGAGGCGGGCCCGCCGCTGAAGGCCTGGGAGTGGTACCCGGCCAGCACGCCGGATCGCAGCACCGGCACCTATGCCGCCCGTTATCCCTTGAGCTGGACCAGCTACAAAGGGGTTTATGACGCCGAGGTGCGCTGTGAGGCCTTCAGCCCGATCCTGCCGGGTGATTACCAGCGCACCAGCTACCCGGTGGCAGTGTTCGTCTGGACGCTGCGCAATCCCACCGACCAGCCACTGGATTTGTCGTTGCTTCTGAGTTGGCGCAACACCACCGGCTGGTTCACCAACACCGATGCCTCGGCGGAGGTTCACTTCCGCGATGACGGCAGTCCGGAGCACAACTACGCCCCAGCCATCGGTACCACCACCGGCCAGCGCAACCGTTGCATTGACGATGGCTCCCTCAAGGGAGTGGTGCTGGAGGGCAATGTCTCCCAACCCGTCGCCGAAGGCGAGGGCCAGTGGTGCATTGCCACGGCCGAGCAGCCCGGTGTAACCATCCAGCGCTGCAGCCGCTGGAATCCCAGCGGTGATGGTCGTGAGCTGTGGGACAGCTTCAGTGTTGATGGGTCCATCCCCGAAAGCAACAACGACCGACGCAGTGGATCGGACGATCCCCTCAGCGCGGCGCTGGCGGTGCAGTGTCAGCTGGCCTCCGGGCAAAGCATTGAGATACCGGTGGTGATCAGCTGGGACCTGCCTGTGACGGCCTTTGCCACCGGCAGCCAGGCGCTGCGCCGCTACACCGACTTCTTTGGTGCAGATGCCAACCAGGCGGTTGCCATTGCCACTGAAGCCCTGCGCGATTGGCGCAGCTGGCGGCAGCAGATCGAGGCCTGGCAGCAGCCGGTGCTGCAACGCCAGGACCTGCCGGAACCGTTGCGAATGGCACTGTTCAATGAGCTCTACGACCTCTGCAGTGGCGGCAGCCTCTGGAGTGCAGCGTCACCCGAAGACCCCCACGGCCGTTTCGGTGTTCTCGAGTGCCTCGACTACGCCTGGTACGAGAGCCTCGACGTTCGTCTTTACGGGTCCTTTGCGCTGCTGCAGCTCTGGCCTGAACTCGACAAGGCAGTGCTGCGCAGTTTTGCCCGGGCGATTCCGGCGGCGGATGCCACCCAGCGCCCGATTGGCTGGTATTTCACCCAGGGCAAGGGACGGGTGGAGGCTGACCGCAAGGTGAAAGGAGCAACGCCCCATGACCTGGGGGCTCCGAATGAGATTCCCTGGGATGCGACCAACTACACCGCCTATCAGGACTGCAACCTCTGGAAGGACCTTGGCAGTGACTTTGTGCTGCAGGTGTGGCGCACGTTCAAGCTGGCTCCAAGCGGTGAAGACATCCGCTTCCTGGCCGACTGCTGGCCGGCGGCCGTGGACGCCCTCCGCTACCTGAAGACGTTTGATGTGAACAACGATGGCCTGCCCGACAACGGCGGCGCTCCGGATCAGACCTTCGACGACTGGCCCCTCAAAGGCGTCAGTGCATACTGCGGCGCCCTTTGGATTGCGGCTCTCGAGGCAGCCCTCGCCATTGCGCAGACCCTTCAGCTCAGCACCGGGCTGGACACCTCAGCGGAGCAGAGGGAGTTCAGCGGTTGGCTGGAGCAATCCCGAGGCAACTTCGACAAGCTGCTCTGGAACGGCGAGTACTACGACATCGACGCCGAGAGCGGCACACCGGTGGTGATGGCCGATCAGCTCTGCGGAGACTTCTACGCACGGCTCTTAGGCCTGCCATCGGTGGTGAGTGATGCCAACAGCCGCAGCACCTTGAAGGCGGTAAAGCAGGCCTGCTTCGAGGCTTTTGATGGCGGTTCTCTTGGCGTCGCCAACGGCTTGCGCCGCGACGGCACGCCCTTGGATCCCAATGGCACCCACCCCCTTGAGGTGTGGACGGGGATCAACTTCGGGATCGCCAGCTACTACCGCTTGATGGGAGACAAGCAGACGGCGGAGGCCATCTGCTCAGCCGTTGTCGAGCAGGTGTACTCCGGTGGTCTGCAGTTCCGCACCCCCGAGGCGATCACCGCGGCGAACACCTACCGGGCTTGCCACTACCTCAGGGCCATGGCCATTTGGGGGCTCTGGGCCACGGAGACCGATTGGATGCTCATCCCCGGAGCGGATGCCCGTTGA
- a CDS encoding sulfotransferase: MAQADLLSDRLVAGGFVRPAVLLRGLQLRRPALSCWRVSLAMSLSGLVVEPLAWLQSCLFARRLHKAELPDDPIVVIGHWRSGTTYLHQLLACDPTLATARNALTMAPQVALLLKPSIRSALKAWMTRQRPIDAVPWGPDDPQEDEVGLARLTMDTNMAGMAFPRAYSWFYRRNVLGLSRAYERQWLHFSKLTWLHDGQGKTGLLIKNSAHSARVEMLLRHFPRARFVLLRRDPQASIRSLVQVKQRLGALVGLQPVPDVVTQVEETVAAHGELLQAFEVSRHRIPPGQLVELPYETLISQPLAAVKRIYDELGLSSWPVAQAPLQARIHEARSYIADPVTLPFEAQQRLHDLMEEA, from the coding sequence ATGGCACAGGCTGACCTGCTGTCGGATCGCTTGGTGGCTGGCGGCTTTGTGCGCCCTGCGGTGCTGCTTCGAGGCTTGCAGCTGCGTCGCCCGGCGCTCTCCTGCTGGAGGGTGAGCTTGGCGATGAGCCTCAGCGGGCTGGTGGTTGAGCCCCTGGCATGGCTCCAGTCCTGTCTGTTCGCCCGTCGGTTGCACAAGGCTGAACTTCCGGATGATCCGATCGTGGTGATTGGCCACTGGCGCAGTGGCACCACCTATCTGCATCAGTTGCTGGCCTGTGACCCCACGCTGGCGACGGCGCGCAACGCGCTGACCATGGCGCCGCAGGTGGCCTTGCTGCTCAAACCCTCGATTCGCTCCGCACTCAAGGCGTGGATGACGCGGCAACGGCCGATCGATGCGGTGCCCTGGGGGCCGGATGATCCGCAGGAGGATGAGGTCGGTCTGGCCCGGCTCACCATGGACACCAACATGGCCGGGATGGCCTTCCCTCGGGCCTATTCCTGGTTTTATCGCCGCAATGTTCTTGGCTTGTCCCGGGCCTACGAGCGGCAGTGGCTGCATTTCTCCAAGCTCACCTGGCTCCATGACGGCCAGGGGAAGACGGGGCTGCTGATCAAGAACAGTGCCCATTCCGCCCGGGTGGAGATGCTCCTGCGTCACTTCCCCAGGGCACGCTTTGTGCTGCTGCGCCGTGATCCGCAGGCGTCGATCCGCTCGCTGGTTCAGGTGAAGCAACGGTTGGGTGCCTTGGTGGGGCTTCAGCCCGTTCCCGATGTTGTGACCCAGGTGGAGGAAACGGTGGCGGCCCATGGCGAGCTGCTCCAGGCCTTTGAGGTGTCTCGGCATCGGATCCCTCCAGGGCAGTTGGTTGAGCTGCCCTACGAGACGTTGATCAGCCAACCTCTCGCTGCGGTGAAACGGATCTATGACGAACTCGGGCTCAGCAGCTGGCCGGTGGCGCAGGCCCCGCTCCAGGCTCGGATTCACGAGGCCCGCAGCTACATCGCTGATCCGGTGACGCTGCCTTTCGAAGCGCAACAGCGGCTTCACGATCTGATGGAGGAGGCATGA
- a CDS encoding bifunctional cobalt-precorrin-7 (C(5))-methyltransferase/cobalt-precorrin-6B (C(15))-methyltransferase yields MIDVIGTDAGAPASLPAQQQALLRGAAVIAVPQRLQSALQAWLGEALPELISSDDPRALVDSLQSRPAEQPVVVLASGDPLWFGLGRILCDRIGTDRLRFHPAPTSLQLAFARIGRPWQDADWVSLHGRDPEILASALQKRPAALAVLTDPNQGGAATVQQIWHSSGLEASTDLWLCENLGHPHERVQQIAPGTALPADLHPLLIALLIARDPAAPDPHLLPLFGLDDGLYLQHSDHPGLMTKREVRIQLLAELALPQQGVLWDLGAGTGSVGLEALRLRPELQLLAVERRAGGAQLIQRNAQRLGVSPAAVLEADATTVLNGGLPDGLGQPDRVLLGGGGAQRERLLQDVLTRLRPDGVVVIPLASIEALANVRPLLENAGLAVRVQQLQAWRGQPLGDGTRLAPMNPTLIVTGTKPG; encoded by the coding sequence ATGATCGACGTGATCGGCACCGACGCCGGGGCGCCCGCCTCGTTGCCCGCTCAACAGCAGGCGCTGTTGCGGGGTGCCGCGGTGATTGCAGTGCCGCAGCGGTTGCAATCCGCTTTGCAGGCTTGGCTGGGGGAGGCACTGCCAGAGCTGATCAGCAGCGATGACCCGCGGGCTCTGGTGGACAGCCTGCAATCACGGCCTGCGGAACAACCTGTGGTGGTGCTGGCCAGCGGCGACCCGCTCTGGTTCGGCCTGGGGCGGATCCTCTGCGACCGCATTGGCACGGACCGGCTGCGGTTTCATCCCGCCCCCACATCGCTGCAACTGGCCTTCGCCCGCATCGGTCGCCCCTGGCAGGACGCGGACTGGGTCAGCCTGCACGGACGGGACCCCGAGATCCTGGCCAGCGCCTTGCAGAAGCGACCGGCGGCCCTGGCAGTGCTGACGGACCCGAACCAGGGGGGCGCCGCCACCGTGCAGCAGATATGGCATAGCAGCGGCCTGGAGGCCAGCACGGACCTCTGGCTCTGCGAAAACCTCGGGCACCCCCACGAGCGGGTGCAGCAGATCGCACCCGGCACCGCCTTGCCGGCGGACCTGCATCCGCTGCTGATTGCTCTGCTGATCGCCCGGGACCCCGCCGCACCGGATCCCCATCTACTGCCCCTGTTCGGGCTTGATGACGGGCTCTACTTGCAGCACAGCGATCACCCCGGGCTGATGACCAAGCGGGAGGTGCGCATCCAACTGCTGGCCGAACTCGCCCTGCCGCAGCAGGGGGTGCTCTGGGATCTGGGGGCAGGCACCGGCAGCGTCGGTCTGGAGGCCCTGCGCCTGCGCCCGGAGCTGCAACTGCTGGCGGTGGAACGCCGCGCCGGTGGTGCGCAACTGATCCAACGCAATGCGCAACGGCTTGGGGTCAGCCCCGCAGCGGTGCTGGAGGCTGATGCCACCACGGTGCTGAATGGCGGGCTCCCCGATGGCCTCGGCCAGCCCGACCGGGTTCTGCTCGGGGGCGGGGGCGCCCAACGGGAGCGCTTGCTGCAGGACGTGCTGACGCGGCTGCGGCCGGATGGTGTTGTAGTGATTCCCCTGGCGAGCATCGAGGCCTTGGCCAACGTTCGGCCGCTGCTCGAGAACGCCGGATTGGCAGTGCGCGTGCAACAACTGCAGGCCTGGCGGGGACAACCGCTGGGGGACGGCACACGCCTGGCGCCGATGAACCCCACCTTGATCGTGACGGGAACCAAACCGGGTTAA
- a CDS encoding DUF192 domain-containing protein, translating into MDALPPEPPPQWLPIGARWCLDQQRCIELEVARSSEQQRLGLMQRPALPPLRGMWFPFSTPQPQRFWMFNTLAPLDMIFVRDGRVLDLVRAVPTCAALPCRSYAADADGNGRADFIEAVIEIGAGEAERLGISIGDPVRIDPLTSSN; encoded by the coding sequence ATGGATGCTCTGCCCCCTGAGCCGCCCCCGCAGTGGCTGCCGATTGGGGCCCGCTGGTGCCTGGATCAGCAGCGTTGCATTGAGCTCGAGGTGGCCCGCAGTTCGGAGCAGCAGCGGCTGGGGTTGATGCAGAGGCCGGCCTTGCCGCCCTTGCGCGGGATGTGGTTTCCCTTCTCTACCCCCCAGCCGCAGCGCTTCTGGATGTTCAACACCCTTGCGCCTCTCGACATGATCTTTGTGCGCGATGGGCGCGTGCTCGATTTGGTGCGTGCCGTTCCAACCTGCGCAGCGTTGCCCTGTCGCTCCTACGCCGCCGATGCGGATGGCAACGGACGGGCTGATTTCATTGAGGCGGTGATCGAGATCGGAGCCGGGGAGGCGGAGCGGCTGGGGATTTCCATTGGCGACCCGGTTCGGATTGACCCGCTCACGTCTTCCAACTGA
- a CDS encoding winged helix-turn-helix domain-containing protein: MNVDPLLLLAGPSAVSLAPRLAASGYATLDWLSAGPSAHAPEPGESPVAAVLAADQAPLIPDLRSRFAAMPILLDLERDSVEARAACLGTGADDFWLSEIGPSDLLLRLRLHRTIQQRSSQRPLLLQLDDLSLDPTTRTVRRGERVVALTAREFMLLQVLLRRRGQVLSRELLLQEVWQGERSSSNVVEVYVRYLRQKLEAGGERRLLHTVRGRGYCLGQVMPEA, from the coding sequence ATGAACGTTGACCCCCTGTTGCTGCTGGCAGGCCCTTCAGCGGTCTCCCTGGCACCCCGCCTGGCCGCATCGGGCTACGCCACCCTCGATTGGCTCAGTGCCGGGCCTTCGGCCCATGCTCCTGAACCCGGTGAATCCCCGGTGGCCGCTGTGTTGGCGGCCGATCAGGCCCCATTGATTCCAGACCTGCGCAGCCGTTTTGCGGCCATGCCGATCCTGTTGGATCTGGAACGCGACAGCGTTGAGGCCCGCGCCGCCTGCCTGGGAACCGGCGCCGACGATTTTTGGCTTTCAGAGATCGGTCCCAGCGATCTGTTGCTGCGTCTGCGCCTGCACCGCACGATTCAACAGCGCTCGAGTCAGCGACCGTTGCTGCTTCAGCTCGATGATCTCAGCCTCGATCCCACCACCCGGACGGTGCGTCGGGGAGAACGCGTGGTGGCCTTGACAGCCCGGGAATTCATGCTGCTGCAGGTGCTGTTGCGGCGGCGGGGCCAGGTGCTGAGTCGCGAGCTGTTGCTTCAGGAGGTGTGGCAGGGGGAGCGTTCCAGCAGCAATGTCGTTGAGGTGTATGTGCGCTACCTGCGTCAGAAGCTGGAGGCCGGCGGTGAGCGCCGTTTGCTGCACACCGTGCGCGGCCGGGGCTACTGCCTCGGCCAGGTGATGCCGGAGGCTTGA
- a CDS encoding NAD(+) kinase: MPRIGLIVNDGKPLAVQTADTIQHRLEAAGHAVERASSSGGMVGFANPDQHLRLRGYSACVPKGFDPSMVLAIVLGGDGTVLSAARQTAPVGIPILTINTGHLGFLAEAYLDDLDRALDVVLTDQWTIEERSNLVVSVMRGDQRRWEALSLNEMALHREPLTSMCHFEIAIGRHAPVDIAADGVILSTPTGSTAYALSSGGPVITPDCPVLQLTPIAPHSLASRALVFSDREPVTVFPATPERLMMVVDGSAGCYVWPEDRVLIRRSDHPVRFVRLADHEFFQVLRNKLGWGLPHIAKPERE; encoded by the coding sequence GTGCCCCGGATCGGACTGATCGTCAATGACGGCAAGCCGCTTGCGGTGCAGACGGCGGACACGATTCAACACCGCCTCGAGGCAGCCGGCCATGCCGTTGAGCGGGCCAGCAGCTCCGGCGGCATGGTGGGTTTCGCCAACCCTGATCAGCACCTGCGGCTGCGGGGCTATAGCGCCTGTGTGCCCAAGGGCTTTGATCCATCAATGGTGCTGGCCATCGTTCTGGGGGGGGACGGCACGGTGCTCTCCGCAGCACGCCAGACCGCCCCTGTGGGGATTCCGATTCTCACTATCAACACCGGTCACCTGGGATTCCTGGCTGAGGCCTATCTCGATGATCTGGATCGGGCCCTTGATGTGGTGCTCACCGATCAGTGGACGATCGAGGAACGCAGCAACCTTGTGGTGAGTGTGATGCGGGGTGATCAGCGTCGGTGGGAGGCGTTGTCCCTCAACGAAATGGCCTTGCACCGGGAGCCGCTCACGAGCATGTGTCACTTCGAAATCGCCATCGGCCGCCACGCCCCGGTGGACATCGCCGCTGATGGTGTGATCCTCTCCACGCCGACGGGGTCCACGGCCTATGCCCTCAGCTCCGGCGGGCCGGTGATCACGCCGGATTGTCCGGTGCTGCAACTCACCCCGATCGCGCCCCATTCCCTGGCCTCCCGCGCCCTGGTGTTCAGCGACCGTGAACCCGTCACGGTGTTCCCGGCCACGCCTGAGCGGCTGATGATGGTGGTGGACGGCAGTGCCGGTTGCTATGTCTGGCCCGAAGATCGGGTGCTAATCCGTCGCAGCGATCACCCGGTGCGCTTTGTGCGCCTCGCCGACCATGAGTTTTTCCAGGTGCTGCGCAACAAACTGGGCTGGGGGTTGCCCCACATCGCCAAGCCCGAACGGGAATGA
- the pheS gene encoding phenylalanine--tRNA ligase subunit alpha — translation MSAPVTLQQLTDQLDALEQQAAAEIAEAADAAALEQLRVGLLGKKGRISGVLGAMGKLPGQERPLVGQRANVLKTQVQSLLGERLQAVKQAAMAERIARESLDVTAPASGVRMGHRHPLITTTEEIVDLFLGLGYSVAEGPEVERDHYNFTALNIPEDHPARDMQDTFYLGGDLLMRTHTSPVQIRHLEENPPPVRIVAPGRVYRRDAVDATHSPVFHQVEVLAIDEGLDFSHLRGTVMAFLKAFFGDLPVRFRASYFPFTEPSAEVDVQWRGRWLEVMGCGMVDPAVLEGLGLDPERYSGFAAGLGVERFCMVRHGIDDIRRLYTSDLRFLEQF, via the coding sequence GTGAGCGCACCGGTCACCCTGCAGCAGCTCACCGATCAACTCGATGCTCTTGAGCAGCAGGCCGCGGCGGAGATCGCCGAGGCGGCCGACGCCGCTGCACTGGAGCAACTGCGGGTCGGGCTGCTGGGCAAGAAGGGCCGCATCTCCGGTGTGCTCGGGGCGATGGGCAAGTTGCCTGGTCAGGAGCGCCCCCTGGTGGGTCAGCGCGCCAACGTGTTGAAAACGCAGGTGCAGTCGCTGTTGGGAGAGCGACTGCAGGCCGTGAAGCAGGCGGCCATGGCAGAGCGCATTGCCAGGGAAAGCCTCGATGTCACCGCTCCGGCTTCAGGGGTGCGGATGGGGCATCGCCATCCCCTGATCACCACCACCGAAGAGATCGTCGATCTGTTCCTGGGCCTGGGCTACAGCGTGGCCGAGGGGCCTGAGGTGGAGCGGGATCACTACAACTTCACCGCGCTGAATATTCCCGAGGACCATCCGGCCCGGGACATGCAGGACACCTTTTATCTCGGGGGTGACCTGTTGATGCGGACCCACACCTCGCCGGTTCAGATCCGTCACCTCGAAGAGAACCCACCGCCGGTTCGGATCGTTGCCCCGGGGCGGGTTTATCGCCGTGACGCCGTTGATGCCACCCATTCGCCGGTGTTCCACCAGGTGGAGGTGCTGGCCATTGATGAGGGGCTTGATTTCAGCCATTTGCGTGGCACGGTGATGGCCTTCCTTAAGGCTTTCTTCGGCGACCTGCCGGTGCGCTTTCGGGCCAGCTACTTCCCCTTCACAGAGCCCTCAGCCGAGGTGGATGTGCAGTGGCGCGGCCGTTGGCTGGAGGTGATGGGCTGCGGCATGGTCGATCCTGCTGTGCTGGAGGGTCTGGGGCTTGATCCTGAGCGCTACAGCGGTTTCGCCGCAGGCCTTGGGGTGGAGCGGTTCTGCATGGTGCGCCATGGCATCGATGACATCCGCCGGCTTTACACCAGTGATCTGCGCTTCCTCGAGCAGTTCTGA